Sequence from the Fusarium oxysporum Fo47 chromosome VI, complete sequence genome:
GCTCAACGCTCTACGGTTCCAAGGCATACGGAGGAAATCCCCCAAGGTAGCCAAGACTGGAGGTCAAGCAGGCGTGACGCGCAAAATGGGCACAAATGTGCGCATCCTCGACCCAGAGTGGAAGAGTGAGGGCGTAGGCCTAAATGGTGCATTTCTGTTGGACACTCCCGGCGTCTTCCCGCCCTACGTTCGTGACGGCGAGGCTATGCTCAAATTTGCGCTCGTCCAGGGCATAAAGGACGGGTTAATACCAACCGAGATACTGGTAGACTACCTCCTCTACCGGATGAACCTCTTCAAGCCGACCTTGTATGAGAGATACTGCGAACCCACCAACGATGTTCATGAGTTCCTTACCGCCGTTGCTTTGAAAGACGGCCTAATAAAGCTAAAAGGCGTTCCTGATTTGCAATCGGCTGCTACCAGAATCCTACATTTATGGCGACATGGGAAAATGGGCAAGTTTGTGCTGGACGATGTATCTGACGAGGGGTCAGAGAAGCATCAGCAGTCCATAGACAACCCTCCTCTAAGTCTAAATCAAgcaaagaaacagaagaaaCAGGCAATTGCACAAGAGAAGGCAGGCGCCTAGCATGCTCAGGAATTCATTTCCGTACCATACGTTGTATACTAGAGCATATTCCATGTACactatttaagcctattCTGCCATCTCGTGCCAAACTTGATTCGAGTTGTCCTCCTCCCCGCCTTTACCATGTCTCTCAATATTGTGCAAAGACGCCAATGACCGAACCCTCGGGCCGTACTAGGGTATATGTAGAAAGGTAGCCGGAACACCAGCTTCGCCTCGTGAAGTGGTTCCATTGAAAGAATAACATCGACCACAGAGTATAGACAAGCTCATACAGCTTTGCCTGTTGCATCTTCTGCGGATGCTGGTGACGCCCC
This genomic interval carries:
- a CDS encoding P-loop containing nucleoside triphosphate hydrolase protein translates to MAQFVPRQSFVVPNSIPKTYYIGHHAKGFSEMTKMKSHISLALECRDARIPFTSHNPNLDRIIGGNERIIIYTKCDYATDTPNLQNTLRKIYGDNVIFWDKHRPSTTDRLLKMIKRAAVAQDSILGLRAIVVGVPNVGKSSVLNALRFQGIRRKSPKVAKTGGQAGVTRKMGTNVRILDPEWKSEGVGLNGAFLLDTPGVFPPYVRDGEAMLKFALVQGIKDGLIPTEILVDYLLYRMNLFKPTLYERYCEPTNDVHEFLTAVALKDGLIKLKGVPDLQSAATRILHLWRHGKMGKFVLDDVSDEGSEKHQQSIDNPPLSLNQAKKQKKQAIAQEKAGA